The Methanobacterium sp. BAmetb5 genome includes a region encoding these proteins:
- a CDS encoding oligosaccharide flippase family protein, with translation MSSKIARGSLIMLIGYFIFRVGGYLYRFATAYLLGPAGFGILNLALPTQSILIQIASGGMPPAIAKHVSEYSAKGNEEMVKQVIHTSLKIVIVLGLFFSLVIFLMADPLANLYFHKPEAALPLKLVALITPFSVIVGVFRGAFQGIFQMGNIVITKAFEQIFMISSAIILILVGFYVAGAVIGTAIGFLFSALAGYYLYRRGLGKRLKNVKLSFTLKQELSLAKVLIIFAFPVLITGLAETALFDAIGNFIVGAYLASEQLGFYGAATPVARLPLIISMAVATAVLPATAEAMGLENRHVLKSYVNQSYRYVSLLVVPMCVGTFIFATPIMKLLYVNSAYMNGAMALQILSVGMLFFTIYTVSSSIAQGLGKPYLPMVILVAGVILDVALSMYLVPIYGITGAAAATAITALFIMITIVWKTLQVADVKLEYKDLGRIVLAAGIMGAVLLLIPQNLLISPAISGAVPSSYITFFSKYLAFALVMVLAALVYVVALILVGGLKKSDINALRKLSSRTGPLKGKLDRIISYIERFAH, from the coding sequence ATGAGTTCAAAAATTGCTAGAGGAAGCCTGATCATGCTGATTGGGTACTTCATCTTCCGTGTTGGGGGCTACCTTTATCGCTTTGCCACTGCATACCTTTTAGGGCCTGCAGGTTTCGGGATACTTAATTTAGCCCTCCCCACACAGAGTATACTAATACAAATAGCGTCGGGGGGAATGCCACCCGCCATTGCCAAACACGTTTCCGAGTATTCTGCCAAAGGCAATGAAGAAATGGTGAAACAGGTAATTCACACTTCCCTAAAAATCGTGATTGTTCTGGGATTGTTCTTCAGTTTGGTGATCTTTTTAATGGCTGATCCACTGGCCAATCTCTATTTCCATAAACCAGAAGCTGCTCTTCCCCTGAAGCTGGTGGCCCTGATCACCCCCTTCAGTGTGATCGTGGGTGTTTTCCGTGGTGCCTTCCAGGGTATTTTCCAGATGGGGAACATTGTCATCACCAAGGCTTTTGAGCAGATATTCATGATCAGCAGTGCCATCATCCTGATTCTGGTGGGATTCTATGTGGCCGGAGCGGTTATCGGTACTGCTATCGGGTTCCTTTTTTCCGCCCTAGCAGGATACTACCTGTACCGCAGGGGACTGGGGAAACGTCTAAAAAATGTGAAACTGTCCTTTACCCTGAAACAGGAATTATCCCTGGCTAAGGTGCTTATTATTTTTGCCTTCCCTGTTCTGATAACCGGGCTGGCGGAAACTGCTTTATTCGATGCCATTGGAAACTTCATTGTCGGGGCCTATCTGGCCAGTGAACAGCTGGGTTTTTACGGCGCAGCCACTCCAGTGGCCCGTTTACCCCTAATAATTTCCATGGCAGTGGCCACTGCCGTGTTACCTGCCACAGCCGAAGCTATGGGATTGGAAAACCGCCACGTACTTAAAAGCTATGTAAACCAGTCCTATCGCTACGTCAGTCTGTTGGTGGTTCCCATGTGTGTGGGGACCTTTATCTTCGCCACCCCCATAATGAAATTACTTTACGTTAATTCTGCTTACATGAATGGGGCCATGGCTTTACAGATATTATCGGTGGGAATGTTATTTTTCACTATCTACACGGTTTCTTCCAGTATAGCTCAGGGATTGGGAAAACCCTACCTCCCCATGGTTATTTTAGTGGCAGGAGTTATATTGGACGTGGCTTTGAGTATGTATTTAGTGCCTATTTACGGAATAACCGGTGCTGCTGCGGCCACAGCAATCACGGCCCTGTTCATAATGATTACCATAGTCTGGAAAACCCTTCAGGTGGCGGATGTAAAACTGGAATATAAAGATCTGGGTAGAATAGTCCTGGCCGCAGGAATAATGGGGGCAGTCTTACTGTTAATACCTCAAAACCTCTTAATCAGTCCGGCAATTTCCGGTGCAGTGCCTTCGAGTTACATTACTTTCTTTTCCAAGTATTTGGCCTTTGCTTTGGTCATGGTACTGGCGGCTCTGGTTTACGTGGTGGCTCTAATACTGGTGGGAGGACTCAAAAAAAGTGATATAAACGCTCTTCGAAAATTAAGTAGCAGAACCGGACCACTAAAAGGTAAATTAGATAGAATTATTTCCTATATAGAAAGGTTCGCCCATTAA
- a CDS encoding FAD synthase — protein MATGTFDLIHPGHGFYLEEAKKLGGEGARLVVVIARESTVRARKRVPIVPEKQRLEVVQMLKMVDEAVLGSETDMFSTVLKIKPDIIAIGPDQNFDLEHLREELKKRGIAAEVVKVKGYHRSTLDSSCKIIKKIKESDFPPGSFKHC, from the coding sequence ATGGCTACTGGAACATTTGACTTAATACATCCAGGTCATGGATTTTACCTGGAAGAAGCAAAGAAACTGGGAGGTGAAGGTGCTCGCCTGGTGGTGGTGATTGCCCGGGAGTCCACGGTTCGTGCCCGGAAAAGGGTGCCTATTGTCCCGGAAAAACAGCGCCTGGAAGTGGTTCAGATGCTGAAGATGGTTGATGAAGCAGTTCTGGGTAGTGAAACCGACATGTTCAGTACGGTCCTCAAAATTAAACCAGATATCATTGCCATCGGCCCGGACCAGAACTTTGACCTGGAACATCTAAGGGAAGAACTCAAAAAAAGAGGTATTGCCGCGGAAGTGGTTAAGGTGAAGGGTTACCACCGCTCCACCCTGGATAGTTCCTGTAAGATCATCAAGAAAATTAAAGAGTCTGATTTTCCCCCAGGTAGTTTTAAACACTGTTAA
- the truA gene encoding tRNA pseudouridine(38-40) synthase TruA, translating into MIRVALKIAYLGTDFYGFQRQPNLRTVEGELLSALEESGAIKNFGQSNYSLAGRTDRGVHALGNVVSFNTEKDPIINQINDILPQDIRILGSSWVPPEFKARYAYKRHYRYVLCREVKDTWAVGKMQEAAHLMEGTHNYGNFSRRSERNPLRTVDSVQITPHGQVYLVDVVGESFLWNMVRKMVAVLLSVGKGELEVEDVQRFLDPSQPAAITPLAPESLILMDVSYRGMEFKEDNYARSRFIQTLNNECFNHQKMVAATKEMILALGRE; encoded by the coding sequence ATGATTAGGGTGGCCTTAAAAATTGCTTATCTTGGAACGGATTTTTATGGATTCCAGAGACAACCAAACCTGCGCACAGTGGAAGGCGAACTTCTAAGTGCCCTGGAAGAATCAGGAGCCATAAAAAATTTCGGACAATCTAATTACTCCCTTGCCGGGCGCACAGACCGCGGGGTTCATGCCCTGGGGAATGTGGTCTCTTTTAACACGGAAAAGGACCCTATAATAAACCAAATAAATGATATCCTCCCTCAGGACATACGTATTTTAGGATCCAGTTGGGTTCCTCCTGAATTCAAGGCACGATACGCCTATAAACGCCACTACCGCTATGTCCTGTGCCGGGAAGTGAAAGATACTTGGGCTGTGGGAAAAATGCAGGAAGCAGCCCATTTAATGGAAGGAACCCATAATTATGGTAATTTCTCCAGGAGAAGCGAACGAAACCCCCTGCGAACCGTGGACAGCGTTCAGATAACACCCCATGGCCAGGTTTACCTGGTGGATGTGGTGGGTGAGAGTTTCCTGTGGAACATGGTCCGCAAGATGGTGGCTGTCCTCCTGAGTGTGGGAAAAGGAGAACTGGAAGTGGAAGATGTTCAAAGGTTCCTTGATCCCAGTCAACCGGCAGCAATAACACCCCTGGCCCCGGAAAGCCTTATATTAATGGATGTTTCCTACCGGGGGATGGAGTTTAAAGAGGATAACTATGCCCGGTCCCGCTTTATTCAAACCCTGAATAACGAATGTTTTAATCATCAAAAGATGGTTGCCGCCACAAAAGAGATGATACTCGCTTTAGGTAGAGAATGA
- a CDS encoding pseudomurein-binding repeat-containing protein, with protein MLLLLVASMLAPGINYATPNQSISENFTNTTNVSEIVENTTNSTTIQNTTTAVVNDTFISQQENQTSDTSNNTQNSSSDNSNQTDTIQNNSAAASDGTYTNVHGIWLNVDDVNNVNVNELLTAGITDVFVKANRISNPTYQSVLTTIINKLQGTEIRIHAWITCFVDANGDWVDPKDSKTTDALVNTITDITTNYNIAGIHLDYVRYPGTAYQYSGGTEAITGFVQRVYTTVKSIKAKVAVSAALMPEGAANAYYYGQDYEQLSNYLDFLVPMVYEGNYKEDNDWITSATAYIVNHSTKPVVVGLQTYKSDSNLVALSVEEINQDIKSALSGGASGFALFRYGWLDKDFFDQINPGTTFTVDQIKASASVVRSYVESNGRLPDSVLVGSTKVTIHQFLELLVTATIQINNGVTDSIPLGTFSAPTNPIENIRAGNILMVEYLKIAHDVKNYMDSSGKTPDFAYQTSLGTYLRFENMVYMYSMILDYYNTSGNKAHFAIMKPWNSIGTSPNTGSNTYTIAEIVDAAGRVKSFVETYHVLPNYVQIGSLQVSMPQFLYLLSTCTSQLNSGITSLISLPSVSVASSPLEQMTSGNLDKTEYVDLANRVKSFMDSNGIAPNYGSTSLGKLRFESLLYLYSRVVAFYGQNQYLPNYATMKSWSSVVATEPSVPAELKQYLQATTKCEVNDPRIIALAQSITSGATSSYQKATLIFNWVRDNINYSYYYDSQKGAVGTLTSGSANCCDHSHLVVALSRAAGLPARYVHGYCYFTSSGNWYGHVFTQIYVNGQWYNADATSSRNTLGVINNWNTNTWTYKGTYASLPF; from the coding sequence GTGCTACTATTACTTGTAGCATCAATGCTAGCCCCTGGTATTAACTATGCCACCCCAAACCAGTCAATTTCAGAAAATTTCACGAACACAACCAATGTCAGTGAAATAGTAGAAAACACCACAAACTCAACCACTATTCAAAATACAACCACTGCGGTGGTTAATGATACATTTATTAGTCAACAAGAAAACCAGACATCAGACACATCCAACAACACCCAAAATAGTTCATCCGATAACAGTAATCAAACAGACACCATTCAGAATAACTCTGCGGCAGCATCAGATGGAACCTATACAAATGTCCACGGAATATGGTTAAATGTGGATGACGTAAACAACGTCAATGTCAACGAATTATTAACAGCCGGAATAACGGATGTATTCGTTAAAGCAAACCGCATATCAAATCCCACATATCAAAGCGTCCTGACGACCATAATAAACAAACTACAAGGTACAGAAATACGGATCCATGCCTGGATAACCTGTTTTGTAGATGCAAACGGGGATTGGGTTGATCCTAAAGACAGTAAAACCACCGATGCACTGGTAAATACAATAACAGATATCACAACTAACTACAACATAGCGGGAATCCACCTGGACTATGTCCGCTATCCCGGAACAGCCTACCAATACTCCGGAGGCACTGAAGCCATAACCGGCTTCGTCCAGAGAGTATACACCACTGTAAAATCCATAAAGGCAAAAGTTGCAGTCTCAGCAGCACTAATGCCTGAAGGAGCAGCCAACGCATATTACTATGGGCAGGATTATGAACAGTTATCAAATTACCTGGACTTCCTGGTCCCCATGGTCTATGAGGGAAACTACAAAGAAGACAATGATTGGATAACTTCCGCCACGGCTTACATCGTAAACCACTCCACCAAACCGGTAGTTGTTGGTTTACAGACTTACAAGAGTGACAGCAACTTAGTAGCTCTATCTGTTGAAGAAATTAACCAAGATATAAAATCTGCACTATCTGGAGGAGCATCAGGATTTGCGCTTTTCAGATATGGTTGGTTAGACAAGGATTTCTTTGATCAGATTAATCCGGGTACAACCTTTACTGTTGATCAGATAAAGGCTAGTGCAAGTGTTGTGAGAAGTTATGTGGAATCTAATGGAAGGCTGCCGGATAGTGTTTTAGTTGGTTCAACTAAAGTGACTATTCATCAGTTTTTGGAGCTTTTGGTAACTGCAACCATACAAATCAATAATGGAGTTACTGATTCCATACCATTGGGGACTTTCAGCGCACCTACTAATCCTATTGAAAACATTAGGGCTGGTAATATTCTCATGGTAGAATATCTCAAGATAGCCCATGATGTTAAAAACTACATGGATAGTAGTGGTAAAACGCCGGACTTCGCATATCAAACCAGTTTAGGAACCTATCTTAGGTTTGAAAACATGGTGTATATGTACAGCATGATCCTTGACTACTACAATACCAGTGGAAACAAGGCTCACTTCGCAATAATGAAACCATGGAACTCCATTGGTACTTCACCAAATACTGGATCAAATACATATACCATTGCGGAAATCGTTGATGCAGCAGGAAGAGTTAAAAGCTTTGTGGAAACTTATCATGTTCTCCCCAATTATGTACAAATAGGATCATTACAAGTTTCCATGCCTCAGTTCCTGTATTTACTCAGCACATGCACATCTCAACTAAATAGTGGCATCACCAGCCTGATATCTTTACCCAGTGTTTCGGTAGCATCAAGTCCTCTAGAACAAATGACCAGTGGAAACTTGGATAAAACTGAGTATGTTGACCTGGCTAACCGTGTAAAATCCTTCATGGATTCCAATGGTATAGCACCCAATTACGGTTCAACATCCCTGGGAAAGTTACGATTCGAATCACTGCTCTACCTTTACAGTAGAGTGGTTGCATTCTACGGACAAAACCAGTACCTACCCAACTATGCCACCATGAAATCATGGAGTAGCGTAGTGGCTACGGAACCCTCTGTACCAGCAGAACTTAAACAGTACCTGCAGGCAACTACCAAATGCGAGGTTAACGATCCCCGTATAATTGCCCTGGCCCAGAGCATAACCTCTGGTGCAACATCCAGCTATCAAAAGGCCACACTCATCTTTAACTGGGTGAGAGACAACATAAACTATTCATATTACTACGACTCCCAGAAAGGAGCGGTGGGAACCCTCACTTCTGGAAGTGCAAATTGCTGTGATCATTCACATCTAGTCGTGGCCCTTTCAAGAGCAGCTGGATTACCGGCAAGATACGTGCATGGATACTGTTATTTCACCAGTAGTGGTAATTGGTATGGTCATGTATTCACTCAAATATATGTGAACGGACAATGGTACAATGCGGATGCTACTAGCTCCAGAAATACGCTAGGAGTAATCAACAACTGGAATACCAACACGTGGACTTATAAAGGCACCTATGCTTCGCTGCCATTTTAA
- the wecB gene encoding non-hydrolyzing UDP-N-acetylglucosamine 2-epimerase, with protein sequence MKIAFIIGTRPEIIKMSPLIDEVDKRDLDYILIHTGQHYDYEMSQQFFLDLELREPDYNIGVGSESHGKQTAVMMEGIEEVLVNEKPDIVLVQGDTNAVLAGAMVAAKLHIPVGHVEAGLRSYDKTMPEEINRMVADVCTSLFFVPTEETALNLLFEGINRKDIFITGNTVVDACYRNLKIAAKNSRIMSQLELEGDLLSLTLHRAENVDDRQRLENIVEALLKIQGLTIVFPVHPRTVKTLKNFGMYSLLEKAPHIKMIKPIGYLDFLILESNSKLLMTDSGGIQEEAITLDVPCLTLRYNTERPETVEAGGNILVGSHTEKILASVSKILEDQDLYRGMKEAPNPYGDGTASKQIVDAILNAYAQGKLEIKPPEQVASTRVKELLQVTEKITVTEFEEQNPNNVINMVFDKDKPVFPSSNLQLNGKTLVVTHFSSDEF encoded by the coding sequence ATGAAGATAGCATTTATAATAGGCACACGGCCTGAAATTATTAAAATGTCCCCTCTAATTGACGAAGTGGATAAAAGGGACTTAGATTATATTCTCATACACACGGGTCAACACTACGACTATGAGATGTCCCAGCAGTTTTTCCTGGACCTGGAACTCCGGGAACCAGATTACAACATTGGAGTTGGTTCAGAATCCCATGGAAAACAGACTGCAGTAATGATGGAGGGCATTGAAGAAGTTTTGGTTAATGAAAAACCGGATATAGTCCTGGTTCAGGGTGATACCAATGCAGTTTTAGCCGGAGCCATGGTGGCAGCCAAATTACACATACCAGTGGGGCATGTTGAAGCAGGTTTACGTTCCTATGATAAAACCATGCCTGAAGAGATAAATCGTATGGTAGCCGATGTCTGCACCAGCCTTTTCTTTGTACCCACCGAAGAAACTGCCCTGAATCTCTTATTCGAGGGAATAAACCGGAAAGACATATTCATCACCGGCAACACTGTGGTGGATGCCTGTTACCGAAACCTCAAAATCGCGGCAAAAAACTCCCGGATCATGTCCCAGCTGGAACTGGAAGGAGACCTCCTTTCCTTAACCTTACACCGTGCGGAGAACGTTGATGACCGGCAAAGGTTGGAGAACATAGTGGAAGCTCTACTCAAGATTCAGGGTCTTACCATTGTTTTCCCCGTACACCCCCGTACAGTGAAAACCTTAAAAAACTTTGGAATGTACTCCTTACTGGAAAAGGCCCCCCACATTAAGATGATCAAGCCTATTGGTTATCTGGACTTCCTGATCCTGGAATCCAATTCCAAATTACTGATGACTGATTCCGGTGGAATTCAAGAGGAAGCCATCACCCTGGATGTGCCCTGTCTCACTCTCAGGTACAACACCGAACGTCCCGAAACTGTGGAAGCCGGGGGTAACATTCTGGTGGGTTCCCATACAGAAAAGATACTGGCAAGTGTGTCTAAAATATTGGAAGATCAAGACCTGTATCGGGGCATGAAAGAAGCACCCAACCCCTATGGAGACGGTACAGCCTCAAAACAGATTGTTGATGCCATCCTAAACGCCTATGCTCAGGGCAAACTGGAAATTAAACCCCCGGAACAAGTTGCCAGCACGCGGGTTAAAGAGTTACTCCAAGTAACGGAAAAGATAACTGTGACCGAGTTTGAAGAACAAAACCCCAATAATGTAATAAATATGGTGTTTGATAAAGATAAACCAGTATTCCCTTCTTCAAACCTCCAGTTAAATGGTAAAACATTGGTGGTCACCCATTTTTCGTCGGATGAGTTTTAA
- a CDS encoding putative PEP-binding protein, which yields MIVVRGIGTGPYVGVGQVRKIERDEDLLKLVGGEIVVISRASRDMLSYLHRAGGVVTDYGGLTSHVAIVLREMKVPCVVGTGNGTEKLQENTIVTVDGNTGNIYQGFMEREGKKDTSQIYLPATNIKVNLNVPEIAWKVAPLADGVGSIRIENSIIRTGKHPQILLEEGKLVQVIADAVRLIADAFCLKPVWFRTFDIPTDELKRLEGGTREPAEKNPLMGLRGIHKDLKNPEILKAEFKAIMELIEEGYDNLGVKIPLVRDVSEYQEAKKVMKEVGLKPHRDLPVGASIETPSAVFTLEEFIKDGMDFATLGMSDMAMCSLAVDRRGVRVAKHFNLTHPSVLTMIKTVIETCNQQGIESCICGYAGSDPDIVSWLVKTGITSISTNPDQILKIRKVVDIAERTLIQRELA from the coding sequence ATGATCGTGGTGAGGGGCATTGGAACCGGCCCTTACGTGGGTGTGGGGCAGGTTAGAAAGATAGAAAGGGATGAGGACCTCCTGAAACTCGTGGGGGGAGAAATAGTAGTGATATCCCGAGCATCACGGGACATGCTATCCTATCTTCACCGGGCGGGAGGAGTGGTCACGGATTATGGTGGCCTAACCAGCCATGTGGCCATTGTTCTCCGGGAGATGAAGGTACCCTGTGTGGTGGGAACCGGTAACGGAACGGAAAAACTCCAGGAAAACACCATAGTAACGGTAGACGGCAACACCGGCAATATATACCAGGGGTTCATGGAGAGAGAGGGGAAAAAGGATACTTCACAGATTTATCTCCCGGCCACTAACATCAAAGTCAACTTAAATGTCCCGGAAATCGCCTGGAAGGTGGCGCCCCTGGCTGATGGTGTGGGATCCATACGCATTGAAAACAGTATCATCCGCACGGGAAAACACCCCCAAATACTCCTTGAAGAGGGAAAATTAGTCCAAGTTATTGCTGATGCCGTCCGTTTGATAGCTGATGCATTCTGCCTCAAACCAGTATGGTTCCGCACCTTTGACATACCCACTGACGAGTTGAAACGCCTGGAAGGGGGCACCCGGGAACCTGCGGAAAAAAATCCTTTAATGGGCCTGAGGGGTATTCACAAGGACCTGAAAAATCCTGAAATCCTGAAGGCAGAATTTAAAGCCATAATGGAACTCATTGAGGAGGGGTATGATAATCTGGGAGTTAAAATACCCCTGGTGCGTGATGTTTCTGAATACCAGGAGGCTAAAAAAGTCATGAAGGAAGTGGGACTCAAACCCCACCGTGATCTGCCAGTGGGGGCATCAATCGAAACCCCCTCGGCAGTGTTCACCCTGGAAGAGTTTATAAAGGATGGAATGGACTTTGCAACCCTGGGGATGAGTGATATGGCCATGTGTTCTCTGGCGGTTGACCGCAGGGGGGTCAGGGTGGCCAAACACTTCAACTTAACCCACCCTTCAGTTTTGACCATGATAAAAACAGTTATCGAAACCTGCAATCAACAGGGGATTGAAAGCTGTATCTGTGGATATGCGGGTTCAGATCCAGACATTGTAAGTTGGCTGGTGAAGACCGGTATCACTTCCATATCCACCAATCCGGATCAGATTCTTAAAATCCGAAAAGTGGTGGATATCGCTGAAAGGACTTTAATACAAAGGGAACTGGCCTAG
- the hisA gene encoding 1-(5-phosphoribosyl)-5-[(5-phosphoribosylamino)methylideneamino]imidazole-4-carboxamide isomerase yields MFIMPAVDIKNGKCVQLVQGKPGTEQIVLENPAKVAKGWEDRGASVLHVIDLGGALEEGGNIPVVEDILKKVSIPVQMGGGIRSIEDATHLLNMGVDRVILGTLAIQEPEAVETLSQEFGSQRIMVALDSKDSQVVVRGWTEKTNQTAPELGKTMEEKGAGGILFTNVDHEGLLGGFKVEPLLELLESVNIPVVYSGGVSTLEDVALLSQTDCYGVVIGSALYKGTLNFEKALDYQKIGL; encoded by the coding sequence ATGTTTATTATGCCGGCAGTGGATATTAAAAATGGTAAATGCGTGCAGTTGGTTCAGGGAAAACCAGGAACAGAACAGATTGTGCTGGAAAATCCTGCAAAAGTTGCTAAAGGATGGGAAGACCGGGGCGCCAGTGTATTGCATGTTATTGACCTCGGTGGGGCTCTGGAAGAAGGGGGAAATATTCCAGTGGTGGAGGATATCCTCAAAAAGGTTTCCATACCGGTTCAGATGGGTGGAGGAATCCGTAGCATTGAAGATGCCACCCATTTACTGAACATGGGCGTGGACCGGGTGATCCTTGGAACCCTGGCCATTCAGGAGCCGGAAGCTGTGGAAACCCTGTCCCAGGAATTTGGAAGTCAAAGGATCATGGTGGCTCTGGATAGCAAGGACTCCCAGGTAGTGGTACGGGGATGGACGGAAAAAACCAACCAGACTGCCCCAGAACTGGGAAAAACCATGGAAGAAAAGGGTGCAGGAGGAATACTATTCACCAACGTGGACCACGAAGGGCTTCTGGGAGGGTTTAAAGTTGAACCTCTCCTGGAACTACTGGAATCAGTTAATATTCCCGTGGTTTACTCTGGCGGTGTGAGTACCCTGGAAGATGTGGCCCTTTTAAGCCAGACTGACTGCTACGGAGTGGTAATTGGTTCAGCACTCTACAAAGGCACCCTGAATTTTGAAAAGGCACTTGATTATCAAAAAATAGGATTATGA
- a CDS encoding DUF460 domain-containing protein, whose amino-acid sequence MFQTNEWKGGNLLVHRYPHNFKQKLILDANGQPINPKSQRGIIVGLDPGMTVGVAILDLRGHILGVDSFKEVSRAEITKHIISFGRTVLIATDVHQPPKMVKKMATALNSRIYAPYRDLAVNAKNEMVDDYVYGDRSRRSRDTAPVLAPQNAHERDALAAAIQGYKNYQKKLEQIEKKAIELELPLELVDNVKVMVINEVPITKAINATLEKLKPGELEPGKKSTILGMENKGEFPGNSKDSGIDHIPNLVMELRNKIKFQKKQIMNLKKKNNRLSEDIHKYQQELSQLENKIERLQYQYSQNIMQQREITTKNSIIKGIQEKYNREKVLREELEVQLGSIKRIRAMELSREATPVKIIKSFSRDSIREATTSWNIKKDDVVLLKSSEGGGSQTASLLVDIGVKAVLTTDKMSHQAREEFEKNMVPLIERDAVDLEMAEDFAVIRSRDLEREISKWKKNQEEEKKREDRNKLLKIMDDYRAQRKRSTNNL is encoded by the coding sequence ATTTTCCAGACTAATGAATGGAAAGGAGGAAATCTTCTGGTTCACCGATACCCTCATAATTTTAAACAAAAACTTATTTTAGACGCCAATGGCCAGCCCATCAACCCGAAAAGTCAGAGAGGGATCATTGTAGGCCTTGATCCCGGAATGACCGTTGGTGTGGCTATTCTTGATCTGAGGGGACATATATTAGGCGTGGACAGTTTTAAGGAAGTTTCCCGTGCAGAAATAACCAAACACATCATTAGTTTTGGTAGAACAGTTTTAATTGCTACTGATGTTCATCAACCACCTAAAATGGTTAAAAAGATGGCCACAGCTCTTAATTCGAGGATATACGCGCCGTACCGGGATCTGGCGGTTAATGCCAAAAACGAGATGGTGGATGACTATGTTTATGGGGATAGATCACGCCGATCCCGGGACACAGCACCGGTTTTGGCACCTCAAAATGCTCATGAAAGGGATGCACTGGCTGCGGCAATCCAGGGATACAAAAATTACCAGAAAAAACTGGAACAAATAGAAAAAAAGGCAATAGAACTGGAATTACCCTTAGAACTGGTTGATAATGTGAAGGTAATGGTTATAAATGAAGTTCCCATTACCAAAGCCATCAATGCCACCCTGGAAAAATTAAAACCCGGTGAACTGGAGCCCGGAAAAAAATCGACAATATTGGGGATGGAAAATAAAGGGGAGTTTCCAGGAAATTCCAAGGATTCTGGAATAGACCATATTCCTAACCTGGTTATGGAGTTACGAAACAAGATAAAATTTCAAAAAAAACAGATAATGAATTTAAAAAAGAAAAATAACCGGTTAAGTGAGGATATCCACAAGTACCAGCAAGAACTATCCCAGCTGGAAAATAAAATTGAAAGATTACAGTACCAGTACTCCCAGAATATAATGCAACAACGGGAAATCACCACTAAAAACTCTATTATCAAGGGGATCCAGGAGAAATACAACAGGGAAAAAGTGTTGAGAGAGGAATTAGAGGTTCAACTGGGGTCCATAAAGCGTATAAGGGCCATGGAACTTTCCCGGGAAGCAACACCGGTTAAAATCATAAAATCATTCTCCAGGGATTCCATAAGGGAAGCCACCACTTCTTGGAACATCAAAAAGGACGATGTGGTACTTTTAAAAAGTTCAGAAGGGGGAGGTTCTCAAACTGCATCATTACTGGTTGATATAGGGGTAAAGGCAGTTTTAACCACCGATAAAATGTCACATCAGGCCCGGGAGGAATTTGAAAAGAATATGGTTCCCCTAATAGAACGTGATGCAGTGGACCTGGAAATGGCCGAAGATTTTGCCGTGATCCGCTCCCGGGATCTGGAAAGGGAAATTTCCAAGTGGAAAAAGAACCAGGAAGAAGAAAAGAAAAGAGAAGACCGGAATAAACTTTTAAAGATAATGGATGACTACCGTGCCCAGAGAAAACGATCAACCAACAATCTTTAG